Proteins encoded in a region of the Lathamus discolor isolate bLatDis1 chromosome Z, bLatDis1.hap1, whole genome shotgun sequence genome:
- the DPY19L3 gene encoding protein C-mannosyl-transferase DPY19L3 isoform X3 produces MQLYTYPNLTREKKQEVEREISFRTECGLYYSYYKQMIQAASIKQGLHGLVYDNKTESVRTINILERMNVYQEVFLSILYRILPIQQYLEPVYFYIYTLFGLQAVYIIALYVTSWLLSGTWLSGLLAACWYITNRIDTTRVEFTIPLRENWALPFFAVQIAAITYLLRTNLQPARERLTFMAVFIATFLFSLTWQFNQFMMLLQALALFVLDCFDLLPTAKVTWLYIIQISGLLLVCVLQFFNSMILGSLLISFNASVLIARTIQKKLKEGPLLNRLGKLILHVLLVLCLTLLINKFIKKILNLESDEHIFKFLKAKFGFGATRDFDANLYLCEEAFGLLPLNTFSRLSDTLLFYIYVFVLLFMTVAAVIVAFRNLSGSNQVQMVEKMGECTIILKPDAAYNLIHTVLFGCLALSTMRMKYLWTSHMCVFASFGLCSTEVWKLVLKCINLYTSQRMHVMKYSIPIITLLYISYKFWPGIMDELSELREFYDPDTVELMNWIKSSTPNTAVFAGSMQLLAGVKLCTGRTLTNHPHYEDKNLRERTKQIYQIYAKRSPEDVYGILRSFGTDYVILEDSICYERRHSRGCRLRDLLDIANGHIMDGLGENEPDLKPSMYPRFCEEIKKNLPSYTTHFIRVFQNKTFHVYKLAKHK; encoded by the exons GAAGTGGAAAGAGAGATTTCATTCAGGACAGAATGTGGACTTTATTACTCCTACTACAAACAGATGATTCAGGCTGCTTCCATCAAGCAAG GTTTACATGGTTTAGTATATGACAATAAAACTGAATCTGTGAGGACAATTAACATACTTGAAAGAATGAATGTTTACCAGGAGGTGTTTCTCAGCATTCTGTATAGGATTCTTCCAATTCAG CAATACCTAGaacctgtttatttttatatctacACTTTGTTTGGACTTCAGGCAGTTTATATCATTGCTCTGTATGTAACAAGCTGGCTTCTTAGTGGAACGTGGCTTTCAGGGTTGTTGGCAGCTTGCTGGTATATTACAAACAG AATAGATACTACAAGAGTAGAATTCACCATTCCTTTAAGAGAGAACTGGGCACTACCATTCTTTGCTGTTCAGATAGCAGCCATCACATACCTACTGAGAACTAATTTACAGCCTGCTCGAGAA AGATTGACATTTATGGCTGTATTTATAGCAACATTTCTCTTTAGCCTGACTTGGCAATTTAATCAGTTTATGATGCTGTTACAAGCATTGGCATTATTTGTACTAGACTGCTTTGACTTGCTTCCCACAGCAAAG GTTACATGGCTTTATATCATTCAGATTTCTGGATTGCTGCTAGTCTGTGTCTTACAGTTCtttaattctatgattcttggaTCATTACTTATAAGTTTTAATGCTTCTGTCTTGATAGCAAGAACAATTCAG aaAAAACTAAAAGAGGGTCCCTTACTTAATAGGCTTGGGAAGCTTATCCTCCATGTACTATTAGTCTTGTGTTTGACTCTCCTAATAAATAAATTCATCAAG AAAATTCTTAATCTTGAGTCAGATGAGCATATATTCaaatttctaaaagcaaaatttGGATTTGGGGCAACAAG agaTTTTGATGCTAACCTGTATCTTTGTGAAGAAGCTTTTGGTTTACTGCCATTAAATACTTTTTCAAGACTCTCGGATACATTACTTTTTTACATCTACGTATTTGTTCTCTTATTTATGACAGTAGCAGCTGTAATTGTTGCCTTTCGGAACCTCAG TGGTTCAAATCAAGTCCAGATGGTGGAAAAAATGGGCGAATGCACAATAATATTGAAGCCTGATGCTGCTTACAACTTGATCCACACAGTTCTTTTTGGATGTCTGGCATTAAGCACAATGAG AATGAAGTACCTCTGGACATCCCACATGTGTGTATTTGCATCTTTTGGCCTGTGCAGTACAGAAGTATGGAAACTTGTCCTGAAGTGTATTAATCTCTACACATCACAGAGG ATGCACGTGATGAAATATTCCATACCAATAATTACATTACTGTACATTTCATATAAG tTCTGGCCAGGAATAATGGATGAACTGTCAGAGCTGAGAGAATTCTATGACCCAGACACTGTGGAGCTGATGAACTGGATTAA GTCAAGCACTCCAAACACAGCAGTGTTTGCTGGGAGCATGCAGCTATTAGCAGGAGTCAAACTGTGCACTGGACGGACCCTAACTAATCACCCCCATTATGAGGATAAGAATCTGAGAGAGAGAACAAAACAG ATTTATCAGATCTATGCCAAGAGATCCCCTGAAGATGTTTACGGAATACTGCGCTCCTTTGGCACAGACTACGTCATCCTCGAGGACAGCATTTGCTATGAAAGACGACACAGTAGAGGCTGTCGGTTACGTGACTTACTTGACATAGCTAATGGCCAT ATCATGGATGGTTTGGGCGAGAATGAACCTGATTTGAAACCTTCGATGTATCCTCGCTTCTgtgaggaaattaaaaaaaacctgcctTCTTACACCACACACTTCATTAGagtgtttcaaaacaaaacattccATGTTTACAAGCTTGCTAAGCATAAATAA